The Halorhabdus sp. BNX81 genome includes a region encoding these proteins:
- the lonB gene encoding ATP-dependent protease LonB: MSENKDTADDAPPEHEEVSVSDDGQVDGSDASSERSTGASDQTEVEQPAERADATDVADPDESDTDEEVADLGSDVTLDDESTVVDGEDDVLGGLNIDSTEDIEVPERLVDQVIGQSHARDIVLKAAKQRRHVMMIGSPGTGKSMLAKAMSQLLPKEDLQDVLVYHNPDDGNEPKVRTVPAGKGEQIVDAHKEEARKRNQMRSFLMWIIIAIVIGYALFAGNPLLGVLAAGVIYLAFRYGARGGDSMIPNLLINNANEQTAPFEEATGAHAGALLGDVRHDPFQSGGMETPSHDRVEAGAIHKANKGVLFVDEINTLDIRSQQKLMTAIQEGAFSITGQSERSSGAMVQTEPVPTDFIMVAAGNLDAMENMHPALRDRIKGYGYEVYMDDTIEDEPEMRRKYARFVAQEVEKDGRLPHFTEEAVEEVILEARRRAGRKEHLSLKLRNLGGLVRVAGDIARADDKEYTEREDVLQAKDRSRSIEQQLADNYIERRKDYKMTVNEGSAVGRVNGLAVMGEDSGIVMPVMAEVAPSQGPGEVIATGKLQEIAMEAVQNVSAIIKKFSDEDISEKDIHIQFVQSYEGVEGDSASVTVATAVISALENIPVEQNLAMTGSLSVRGDVLPVGGVTHKIEAAAKTGLDTVIIPKANEQDVMIEDEYEDQIEIIPVSHLSEVLEVALAGEPEKDSLVDRLKSITGQALERKIGQTNPSPQ, from the coding sequence ATGAGCGAAAACAAGGATACTGCCGACGATGCGCCGCCCGAGCACGAGGAGGTGTCCGTGTCGGACGACGGCCAGGTGGACGGGTCCGACGCGTCGTCCGAGCGATCGACGGGTGCTTCTGACCAAACAGAGGTCGAGCAGCCGGCAGAGCGGGCTGACGCGACGGACGTGGCCGACCCCGACGAGTCGGATACCGACGAGGAAGTAGCTGATCTCGGGAGCGACGTCACACTCGACGACGAGTCGACAGTCGTCGACGGCGAGGACGACGTACTGGGTGGATTGAACATCGACTCGACCGAGGATATCGAGGTGCCCGAGCGGTTGGTCGATCAGGTTATCGGGCAGAGTCACGCCCGTGACATCGTCCTGAAGGCGGCCAAACAGCGCCGCCACGTGATGATGATCGGCTCGCCCGGGACGGGCAAGTCGATGCTCGCAAAGGCGATGAGCCAGCTCCTCCCCAAAGAGGACCTCCAGGACGTTCTCGTCTATCACAACCCCGACGACGGCAACGAGCCAAAGGTCCGGACAGTGCCCGCCGGGAAAGGCGAACAGATCGTCGACGCCCACAAGGAAGAGGCCCGCAAGCGCAACCAGATGCGGTCGTTCCTGATGTGGATCATCATCGCGATCGTGATCGGGTACGCACTGTTCGCCGGCAATCCGCTGTTGGGCGTGCTCGCAGCGGGCGTCATCTATCTGGCGTTCCGCTACGGGGCGCGTGGTGGCGATTCGATGATCCCGAACCTGCTGATCAACAACGCCAACGAGCAGACCGCGCCCTTCGAGGAGGCGACGGGTGCCCACGCCGGTGCACTGCTCGGCGACGTCCGCCACGACCCCTTCCAGTCCGGCGGCATGGAGACGCCCAGCCACGACCGTGTCGAGGCCGGTGCGATCCACAAGGCCAACAAGGGCGTGCTGTTCGTCGACGAGATCAACACGCTGGACATCCGCTCCCAGCAGAAGCTGATGACGGCCATCCAGGAGGGCGCGTTCTCGATCACCGGTCAGAGCGAACGCTCCTCGGGCGCGATGGTCCAGACCGAACCCGTCCCGACGGACTTCATCATGGTCGCGGCGGGCAACCTCGATGCGATGGAGAACATGCACCCGGCCCTGCGGGACCGGATCAAGGGCTACGGCTACGAGGTCTACATGGACGACACCATCGAGGACGAGCCCGAGATGCGCCGGAAGTACGCCCGGTTCGTCGCCCAGGAGGTCGAGAAGGACGGACGGCTCCCACACTTCACCGAGGAGGCCGTCGAAGAGGTTATCCTCGAAGCCCGCCGCCGGGCGGGCCGCAAGGAACACCTCTCGTTGAAGCTCCGGAATCTGGGCGGACTCGTCCGGGTCGCTGGCGACATCGCCCGCGCCGACGACAAGGAGTACACCGAACGCGAGGATGTCCTCCAGGCCAAAGACCGCTCGCGTTCGATCGAACAGCAACTCGCGGACAACTACATCGAGCGCCGCAAGGACTACAAGATGACCGTCAACGAGGGCAGCGCGGTCGGCCGCGTCAACGGCCTGGCGGTGATGGGCGAGGACAGCGGGATCGTCATGCCCGTCATGGCCGAGGTCGCCCCCTCCCAGGGCCCTGGCGAGGTCATCGCGACCGGGAAACTCCAGGAGATCGCGATGGAGGCCGTCCAGAACGTCAGCGCGATCATCAAGAAGTTCTCCGACGAGGACATCTCGGAGAAGGACATCCACATCCAGTTCGTCCAGTCCTACGAGGGCGTCGAGGGCGACTCCGCGTCGGTGACGGTCGCGACGGCCGTCATCTCCGCCTTAGAGAACATCCCCGTCGAGCAGAACCTCGCGATGACCGGCTCGCTGTCGGTTCGCGGTGACGTCCTGCCAGTCGGCGGTGTCACCCACAAGATCGAGGCCGCCGCCAAGACCGGCCTCGACACGGTGATCATCCCGAAGGCCAACGAGCAGGACGTGATGATCGAGGACGAATACGAGGACCAGATAGAGATCATCCCCGTCAGCCACCTCTCGGAAGTGCTGGAAGTCGCGCTGGCTGGCGAACCCGAAAAGGACAGCCTGGTCGATCGGCTGAAGTCGATCACCGGCCAGGCACTCGAACGGAAGATCGGCCAGACCAACCCCAGCCCGCAGTAA
- a CDS encoding SAM-dependent chlorinase/fluorinase, producing MITLSSDFGSPYPAAMKGVLAARTDAQLIDISHDFPRQDVRATAFWLREVLPYFPPAVHLVVVDPGVGTDRAALAIRAGEHVLVGPDNGVLIPVARALADEDSGGIEIFEYVYDDPESVTFHGRDVFAPAAATIHEAGRSGFETSDRFVPVEEYEGLTFPEPTIREDGVDGEILVVDDFGNAITNVPGEVLADCFGEAVTVNGVWAPARRTYAAVEVDNRLVTVGSHGNVELAVNQGRGDERFSVSPGSRVRLRWT from the coding sequence ATGATCACCCTCAGTAGCGACTTCGGGTCTCCGTATCCCGCAGCGATGAAGGGCGTCCTTGCCGCCCGGACCGACGCCCAACTGATCGATATATCCCACGATTTTCCCCGCCAGGACGTCCGGGCGACCGCATTCTGGCTCCGTGAAGTCCTCCCGTATTTCCCGCCGGCTGTCCACCTGGTCGTCGTCGATCCCGGCGTGGGAACCGACCGGGCAGCCCTCGCGATTCGGGCCGGCGAGCACGTCCTCGTCGGCCCCGACAACGGCGTGTTGATTCCGGTTGCCCGCGCGCTTGCTGATGAGGATAGCGGTGGGATCGAGATTTTTGAATACGTATATGACGATCCCGAAAGCGTCACCTTCCACGGCCGGGACGTGTTCGCACCGGCGGCGGCGACGATCCACGAGGCGGGTCGGTCCGGGTTCGAAACCAGCGATCGATTCGTGCCCGTCGAGGAATACGAGGGCCTGACATTCCCCGAGCCCACGATCCGCGAAGACGGTGTCGACGGCGAAATCCTGGTCGTCGATGACTTCGGCAACGCGATCACGAACGTGCCGGGCGAGGTGCTGGCCGATTGCTTCGGCGAGGCAGTGACCGTCAACGGCGTCTGGGCACCCGCCCGGCGAACCTACGCCGCGGTCGAGGTCGACAACCGACTCGTCACCGTCGGGAGTCACGGGAATGTCGAACTCGCCGTCAACCAGGGGCGGGGCGACGAACGATTCAGCGTCTCACCCGGGTCGCGGGTCCGGTTGCGCTGGACGTAA
- a CDS encoding YkgJ family cysteine cluster protein, which produces MTFEAERAAARDVDVADIADAIESIGFECTRCGHCCRGLGEAEHTATVFPDEIREIQREGADNWRDVARPMPFGLSETDGEPTTGETFEWALQTDACGDCTFYDDENEACSIYDRRPLICRTYPFSLSIEDEGDGTTSPMGSVVDRAGPVHAHECEGLGRDISREDAEELAATLKRRAIREREEAIGVRDNYEPRDVDGVVVHDSEGQKRPDGTPISE; this is translated from the coding sequence ATGACCTTCGAAGCCGAACGTGCCGCTGCCCGGGATGTCGACGTCGCAGACATCGCGGACGCGATCGAGTCGATCGGCTTCGAGTGCACCCGGTGTGGCCACTGCTGTCGCGGACTCGGCGAGGCGGAACACACAGCGACGGTCTTCCCCGACGAGATCAGAGAGATCCAACGAGAGGGCGCGGATAACTGGCGCGATGTCGCCCGGCCAATGCCCTTTGGCCTCTCGGAAACTGACGGCGAGCCGACGACCGGCGAAACCTTCGAGTGGGCACTCCAGACCGATGCCTGCGGGGACTGTACGTTTTACGACGACGAGAACGAGGCATGTTCGATCTACGACCGCCGCCCGCTCATCTGTCGGACCTACCCGTTCAGTCTCTCGATCGAGGATGAGGGGGATGGGACGACCTCGCCGATGGGAAGTGTCGTCGATCGTGCGGGGCCGGTCCACGCCCACGAATGTGAGGGACTGGGACGCGATATCTCGCGGGAGGACGCGGAGGAACTGGCGGCCACGCTCAAACGACGGGCGATCCGCGAACGCGAGGAGGCTATCGGCGTCCGTGACAACTACGAGCCACGCGATGTCGACGGCGTGGTCGTCCACGACTCCGAGGGGCAGAAGCGACCGGATGGCACGCCCATCAGCGAGTGA
- a CDS encoding carotenoid biosynthesis protein codes for MTLVVGLVGLSHAGFTWPHAATIALFGGGAIVAFVAEAIVINRGLLHHHIDPKLVGVPVYVLFGWTGVVYVAFRVALLWTDGWLAVGTGAVLATGYDALVDHRGVIAGAWTYTDDLPGPRFRGVPWWNYAGWFVISSVTAALALPFL; via the coding sequence ATGACTCTCGTGGTCGGTCTCGTCGGGCTCAGTCACGCGGGATTCACCTGGCCACACGCGGCGACAATCGCGCTGTTCGGTGGCGGGGCAATAGTCGCCTTTGTCGCCGAAGCCATCGTAATCAACCGCGGACTGCTACACCATCATATCGATCCGAAACTGGTGGGCGTGCCGGTGTACGTTCTCTTTGGCTGGACCGGTGTCGTCTATGTTGCGTTTCGCGTTGCCCTGCTGTGGACCGACGGCTGGCTTGCCGTCGGGACCGGTGCTGTCCTCGCGACCGGCTACGACGCCCTGGTCGATCACCGGGGCGTCATAGCGGGTGCCTGGACGTACACGGACGACCTGCCTGGCCCGCGATTCCGTGGCGTGCCGTGGTGGAATTACGCCGGCTGGTTCGTGATCAGTTCGGTCACGGCGGCTCTGGCGCTGCCGTTCCTGTGA
- the thsA gene encoding thermosome subunit alpha, producing the protein MGGSPMFILSEDSQRTQGDDAQSSNISAGKAISEAVRTTLGPRGMDKMLVADGDVVITNDGATILQEMEIEHPAANMLVEVAQTQEEEVGDGTTTASVLAGELLSKAEELLEDDVHPTTIVEGYHEASSLAREAIDDLVLDGDLDAEDLITVAESSMTGKGTGDVAAGPLAETVVDAVDHVRTEDGAIDRDSITIHAQVGSSSSATDLIEGVIVDEEPVHNNMPRSVADASIAVVDGDLDLSESNIDAEYNVNNVDQLNAAIESEEEDLRSQAQSVVDLGADVLFASGDVEDRVASYLAKDGILAIDGVDDLGAIISATGATRASAVEELETDELGNADSISVETYGDDDLTFIEGGAAAKAVTVFARGGTEHVVDELERSIRDALDVVTAAIERGGVVPGAGATEIVIADYVRDHAAGVEGRKQLAVEAFADAVDVLPRTLAANTGMDPIDALVDLRAAYENETLSGILSGGQSGEVADPLEAGVLDPAAVKREAVDSATEAATMIVRIDDVIAAN; encoded by the coding sequence ATGGGTGGATCGCCCATGTTCATTCTCAGCGAGGACTCTCAGCGGACACAGGGAGACGACGCACAGAGTTCGAACATCTCCGCGGGCAAGGCCATCAGTGAGGCCGTACGGACGACGCTTGGTCCACGCGGGATGGACAAGATGCTCGTCGCGGACGGCGACGTCGTCATCACGAACGACGGGGCGACGATCCTCCAGGAGATGGAGATCGAGCACCCGGCGGCAAACATGCTCGTCGAAGTCGCCCAGACACAGGAGGAAGAAGTCGGTGACGGCACGACGACTGCCTCCGTGCTGGCGGGCGAACTCCTGAGCAAGGCCGAGGAGTTGCTCGAGGACGACGTCCATCCGACGACGATCGTCGAGGGGTATCACGAGGCGTCCTCGCTCGCCCGCGAGGCGATCGACGATCTCGTCCTCGACGGCGATCTCGATGCCGAGGACTTGATCACCGTTGCCGAATCGAGCATGACGGGCAAGGGGACAGGCGACGTCGCCGCGGGCCCGCTCGCGGAGACGGTCGTCGATGCCGTCGATCACGTCCGAACCGAGGACGGCGCTATCGACCGCGATAGCATCACGATCCACGCCCAGGTGGGTTCGAGTTCCAGCGCGACGGACCTGATCGAGGGCGTCATTGTCGACGAGGAGCCGGTACACAACAACATGCCCCGGTCGGTCGCGGATGCGTCGATCGCCGTCGTCGACGGGGACCTCGACCTCTCGGAGAGCAACATCGACGCGGAATACAACGTCAACAACGTCGACCAGCTCAACGCCGCGATCGAGTCCGAAGAGGAAGATCTCCGGAGCCAGGCCCAGAGCGTCGTTGACCTGGGCGCTGACGTCCTGTTTGCGAGTGGCGACGTCGAGGACCGGGTCGCGTCGTATCTCGCCAAGGACGGCATCCTGGCGATCGATGGCGTCGACGACCTCGGCGCGATCATCAGCGCAACCGGGGCAACGCGTGCCTCGGCCGTCGAAGAGCTCGAAACCGACGAACTCGGGAACGCCGACTCCATCTCGGTCGAGACCTACGGCGACGACGACCTCACGTTCATCGAGGGCGGTGCCGCCGCCAAGGCGGTCACGGTCTTCGCCCGCGGAGGCACCGAACACGTCGTCGACGAACTCGAACGCTCGATCCGGGATGCACTCGACGTCGTCACGGCCGCGATCGAACGCGGCGGCGTCGTGCCCGGGGCCGGCGCGACCGAGATCGTCATCGCCGACTACGTGCGCGACCACGCCGCCGGTGTCGAAGGCCGCAAACAGCTCGCCGTCGAGGCCTTCGCCGACGCCGTCGACGTGCTTCCGCGCACGCTCGCCGCCAACACCGGCATGGACCCCATCGACGCGCTGGTCGACCTCCGTGCCGCCTACGAGAACGAGACGCTCTCGGGGATCCTTTCGGGTGGCCAGAGCGGCGAGGTTGCCGACCCGCTCGAAGCTGGCGTTCTCGACCCCGCCGCAGTCAAGCGCGAGGCGGTCGACTCGGCGACTGAAGCTGCAACCATGATCGTCCGCATCGACGACGTCATCGCCGCGAACTGA
- a CDS encoding glycosyltransferase family 2 protein, whose amino-acid sequence MELSVVVPTLNGREQLARTLDSVNAHVSEGEVIVVNGPSADGTTGMVRDREDVDVLVEIADRSTNAARNAGIDHATGDAIAFVNQGLSVTDDWATAIRTGLSETPIVTGPTHKRVRAGKTTECATSRTVAGRSITYVNPDNMVITRKLLADLDGFDEYLDVNDARDLSHRAAGMNRAVSWRSDMAVERPVGADGGTSETNWNREYRSLAYLLAKNYGFRPAVVASVCQQALSDASGGLRDVLAGKKSATDWFSSGQGVVTGIPVGFKDGLAARARDRSDRRNPGGRSTGRNRAVAVYDSR is encoded by the coding sequence ATGGAACTCTCGGTAGTCGTCCCGACGCTCAACGGACGAGAGCAACTCGCACGGACGCTCGACTCCGTCAACGCACACGTCTCCGAGGGTGAGGTGATCGTCGTCAACGGCCCCTCGGCGGACGGGACGACCGGAATGGTCCGTGATCGCGAAGACGTCGATGTCCTCGTCGAAATCGCGGACCGGTCGACCAACGCCGCGCGCAATGCGGGCATCGACCACGCGACCGGGGACGCGATTGCGTTCGTCAACCAGGGGCTGTCAGTCACTGACGACTGGGCAACGGCGATCCGTACGGGCCTGAGCGAGACACCGATCGTCACTGGACCGACTCACAAACGCGTTCGGGCCGGAAAGACGACCGAGTGCGCCACATCACGGACCGTTGCCGGTCGGTCCATCACGTACGTCAATCCCGACAACATGGTCATCACGCGGAAGCTTCTCGCCGATCTCGATGGGTTCGACGAATACCTGGACGTCAACGACGCACGTGACCTTTCACACCGGGCGGCCGGGATGAATCGGGCCGTCTCATGGCGGTCGGACATGGCCGTCGAGCGGCCGGTCGGTGCCGACGGTGGCACCAGCGAGACGAACTGGAACCGGGAGTATCGATCGCTCGCGTACCTCCTGGCGAAAAATTACGGATTTCGACCCGCCGTGGTCGCGAGCGTCTGCCAGCAGGCTCTTTCGGACGCTAGTGGTGGGCTCCGTGACGTCCTCGCCGGGAAGAAGTCGGCCACGGACTGGTTCAGTTCCGGCCAGGGCGTTGTGACTGGGATCCCCGTCGGTTTCAAAGACGGGCTGGCCGCCAGAGCCAGGGACCGAAGCGACCGTCGAAACCCGGGTGGCCGCTCGACCGGTCGAAATCGTGCCGTGGCGGTCTACGATTCGCGGTGA
- a CDS encoding MGMT family protein: MDEPAGIYAREIDYLDRNVQLGVAGDRVIAVSFPETPSADAGDDHPLLDRIEAYFEGEAVSFESTPVALTMASDHREVLETLRSIPYGEGITVEQLARMTPGLDPDSEEDVRLVRTALAENPAPLLIPDHRVRDGPSAAPPAVEQKLRSIEGVA; this comes from the coding sequence ATGGACGAACCAGCCGGCATCTACGCCCGGGAGATCGACTATCTCGACCGAAATGTCCAGCTCGGCGTCGCCGGCGACCGGGTGATCGCCGTCTCGTTCCCGGAGACGCCGTCTGCCGACGCCGGGGACGACCACCCACTGTTGGACCGGATCGAGGCCTACTTCGAGGGCGAAGCGGTTTCCTTTGAATCGACGCCGGTAGCGCTGACGATGGCGAGCGACCACCGTGAGGTCCTGGAGACGCTACGGTCGATCCCGTATGGAGAGGGCATCACCGTCGAGCAACTCGCGCGGATGACGCCGGGGCTCGATCCGGACTCCGAGGAGGATGTCCGTCTCGTCCGGACGGCACTGGCAGAGAATCCGGCTCCACTCCTTATCCCCGACCACCGGGTTCGGGACGGCCCGAGCGCCGCACCGCCAGCGGTCGAACAGAAGTTGCGATCGATCGAGGGGGTGGCCTGA
- a CDS encoding CPBP family intramembrane glutamic endopeptidase, which translates to MTRWAAFVGLTGVVVSLVVVLASLTQRLLDAESSQQSTVRLQPTGLDPAVTRSRWVRVRPAGRSTPTGGTTSPRASPASIPTVALFVNVVLTQGVFGSVLLVGALVFSIPLSAFGVGPASLGAVAPALGLGIALGLGLWIGSELAVSLADAVGIDYDQGLRAMLTPTTRGEWVLLFGVVLPIVAASEEFIFRAAAIGVPATGLDASPWALAVVSSLAFGVAHGAQGRAGVAVTGLLGLALASVYIATGSLLVVIVAHYVVNATEFLVNATGTDPIATTTVTR; encoded by the coding sequence GTGACCCGCTGGGCCGCCTTCGTCGGCCTCACCGGCGTCGTCGTGTCACTCGTCGTCGTTCTTGCCTCACTCACCCAACGGCTACTCGACGCAGAGTCGTCACAACAGTCGACCGTCCGGCTGCAGCCGACGGGTTTAGACCCCGCCGTCACGCGGTCGCGATGGGTTCGGGTTCGGCCGGCCGGTCGATCGACGCCGACTGGCGGAACCACGTCGCCACGCGCTTCGCCGGCGTCGATCCCGACAGTTGCCCTGTTCGTCAACGTGGTGCTCACGCAGGGCGTTTTCGGCAGCGTGCTCCTGGTCGGTGCGCTCGTGTTTTCGATCCCGCTCTCGGCCTTTGGCGTCGGTCCTGCATCGCTCGGCGCGGTCGCGCCGGCCCTGGGCCTCGGAATCGCCCTCGGACTCGGACTCTGGATCGGGAGCGAACTCGCAGTCTCACTCGCCGATGCGGTGGGTATCGATTACGACCAGGGGTTGCGAGCCATGTTGACGCCGACGACGCGGGGTGAGTGGGTCCTGTTGTTCGGCGTCGTCCTGCCGATCGTCGCCGCCAGCGAGGAGTTCATCTTCCGGGCGGCTGCCATCGGCGTCCCGGCGACCGGACTCGACGCCTCACCGTGGGCGCTCGCGGTCGTCTCCTCGCTCGCTTTCGGCGTGGCTCACGGCGCACAGGGTCGGGCTGGGGTGGCCGTGACGGGACTCCTTGGCCTGGCGTTGGCAAGCGTCTACATCGCCACGGGGAGTCTCCTGGTGGTGATCGTCGCCCACTACGTGGTCAACGCGACTGAGTTCCTCGTCAACGCAACCGGAACTGACCCGATAGCGACCACCACCGTCACCCGGTAG
- a CDS encoding TRAM domain-containing protein gives MEISEKLLCLFSADVTAEDDRYVVEVPRREIETGSIEPGETYRIALISGEDEPTDEQPSTDTAPSEPQPPVESGEIRYVEIEDIGKQGDGIARVERGYVIIVPGAEINDRVKVEVTEVKSNFAVGEIIEEDI, from the coding sequence TTGGAAATCTCAGAGAAACTCTTGTGTCTGTTCAGTGCGGACGTAACTGCCGAGGACGACCGGTATGTCGTCGAGGTACCGCGACGGGAGATCGAAACCGGTTCGATCGAACCCGGTGAGACCTATCGGATTGCGCTGATTTCGGGCGAGGACGAACCGACAGACGAGCAACCGAGCACCGATACTGCGCCGAGCGAACCACAGCCGCCAGTCGAGAGCGGCGAGATCCGGTACGTCGAGATCGAGGATATCGGCAAGCAGGGCGACGGCATCGCTCGCGTCGAACGCGGGTACGTCATCATCGTCCCCGGCGCGGAGATCAACGACCGCGTCAAGGTGGAAGTCACCGAAGTGAAGTCGAACTTCGCCGTGGGCGAGATCATCGAAGAGGACATCTGA
- a CDS encoding amidohydrolase family protein, with product MLELEHGFRVVDTHVRLEPDADQRSGDGPGTPERLEREMHQAGIVRSLVYPGERDGSYLKANNAIARMSVGRPFVALARINGPRDPTGGTGARLRNLATSRAPEHTAPEDIEQFAYDDRFVGFKVHPPADGLPDEAVIDALEAVGLPVLVHGGQAFGPDSIERTLLTADFPTIIAHFGGYPLDRDRMARTIALLDDHDDLYLDTSFVRLREPLERALREHPDRVLFGSGAPSAHPSVAIMEILTLDVPEDAMRKAFSNNPGRVIDALAP from the coding sequence ATGCTGGAGTTGGAGCACGGGTTCAGGGTCGTCGACACCCACGTCCGTCTCGAACCCGACGCCGACCAGCGGTCGGGGGACGGCCCAGGGACACCTGAGCGGCTCGAACGGGAGATGCACCAGGCCGGGATTGTCCGATCGCTCGTCTATCCGGGCGAACGTGACGGATCGTATCTGAAAGCCAACAATGCGATCGCACGCATGAGCGTGGGGCGGCCCTTCGTCGCGCTGGCCCGGATCAACGGTCCGCGTGACCCCACCGGCGGGACGGGAGCGCGACTCCGTAACCTGGCCACAAGCCGGGCCCCGGAGCATACGGCCCCCGAGGACATCGAACAATTCGCCTACGACGATCGGTTTGTCGGGTTCAAAGTGCACCCGCCGGCCGACGGGTTACCCGACGAAGCAGTGATCGACGCGCTCGAAGCAGTCGGGCTGCCAGTCCTCGTTCACGGTGGTCAGGCGTTCGGGCCGGACTCCATCGAACGGACGCTGTTGACTGCCGACTTTCCGACGATCATCGCCCATTTCGGTGGGTATCCGCTCGATCGTGACCGGATGGCACGGACGATCGCACTCCTCGACGATCACGACGATCTGTATCTCGACACGAGTTTCGTCAGGCTCCGGGAACCACTCGAACGGGCACTCCGGGAACATCCGGATCGCGTGCTGTTCGGCAGTGGTGCGCCGAGTGCTCACCCCAGCGTGGCGATCATGGAGATCCTCACACTCGACGTTCCGGAAGACGCAATGCGAAAAGCGTTCTCGAACAATCCGGGCCGTGTGATCGACGCACTTGCCCCGTAG
- a CDS encoding nicotinamide-nucleotide adenylyltransferase, which yields MTRGFYIGRFQPYHNGHHTMVERIAADGEVEELVLGIGSAGDSHTVHDPFTAGERIMMVNKAVAEFDLPTYVVPIEDLDRHSVWVSHVQSMCPNFDLAYSNNPLVVQLFEEAGIEVRQSRMFDRERLEGSEIRERIIEGDQWRDRVPDAVVEVLEECNGVERLRTISQSDVVERWEAKADESPSD from the coding sequence ATGACACGCGGATTCTACATCGGCCGCTTTCAGCCCTATCACAACGGCCATCACACGATGGTCGAACGTATCGCGGCCGACGGGGAGGTCGAGGAACTCGTCCTCGGGATCGGGAGCGCCGGGGACTCCCACACCGTCCACGATCCGTTTACCGCCGGCGAGCGCATCATGATGGTCAACAAGGCCGTCGCCGAATTCGACCTCCCGACCTACGTCGTCCCCATCGAGGACCTCGATCGGCACTCGGTGTGGGTCAGCCACGTCCAGAGCATGTGCCCCAATTTCGATCTGGCGTATTCGAACAACCCGCTGGTGGTGCAACTGTTCGAGGAAGCCGGCATCGAGGTCCGGCAGTCGCGGATGTTCGACCGCGAGCGCCTGGAGGGCAGCGAGATCCGCGAGCGCATCATCGAGGGCGATCAGTGGCGCGACCGGGTGCCCGACGCCGTCGTCGAGGTGTTGGAGGAATGCAACGGCGTCGAGCGCCTCCGAACGATTTCCCAGTCCGACGTCGTCGAACGCTGGGAAGCCAAAGCCGACGAATCCCCGAGCGATTGA
- a CDS encoding methyltransferase domain-containing protein, translated as MKGQEWYQADEIAEAYEEKRFSGGGRLIDRREKQAVLDAIGPVEDSRVLEIACGTGRFTVMLAERGADIVGLDISSAMLQQGRQKAQTAGVESHLDFMRGDAGRLPFPDDHFDAVIAMRFFHLADTPASYLSEMRRVSKDVVFFDTFNRFSTRSIYNWALPMGSRLYSRWEIDRLLGEADLDLVGATHDFIVPYGLYRAIPDSLASAFRTLDRAVGRAPGGDRLSSVSYWHCQV; from the coding sequence GTGAAAGGACAGGAGTGGTACCAGGCCGACGAGATCGCCGAGGCCTACGAGGAGAAGCGGTTTTCGGGTGGCGGTCGGCTCATCGATCGGCGGGAAAAGCAGGCCGTACTGGACGCCATCGGACCGGTCGAAGACTCGCGCGTGCTCGAAATCGCCTGCGGGACCGGTCGATTCACCGTGATGTTGGCCGAGCGTGGGGCGGACATCGTCGGCCTCGACATCTCTTCGGCGATGCTCCAACAGGGTCGCCAGAAGGCCCAAACTGCCGGGGTCGAGTCCCATCTCGATTTCATGCGGGGCGATGCCGGACGGCTGCCGTTCCCTGACGACCACTTCGACGCGGTCATCGCGATGCGGTTTTTCCACCTGGCGGATACGCCGGCATCGTATCTCAGCGAGATGCGACGGGTCTCCAAAGACGTCGTGTTCTTCGATACGTTCAACCGCTTTAGCACCCGGTCGATCTACAACTGGGCGTTGCCGATGGGATCGCGGTTGTACTCCCGATGGGAGATCGACCGTTTGCTCGGGGAGGCCGACCTCGATCTGGTCGGGGCGACCCACGACTTCATCGTTCCGTACGGGCTCTACCGGGCGATCCCGGACAGCCTGGCATCGGCGTTCCGGACACTTGATCGAGCGGTGGGTCGAGCCCCGGGCGGCGATCGCCTCTCGTCGGTCTCGTACTGGCACTGCCAGGTCTAA
- a CDS encoding helix-turn-helix domain-containing protein yields MSTTIEDGSRTEIILTEGEFRERLRELPPSAKLIAKVLETDQPLSQGELATESLLPDRTVRYALNRLEDADLVSSRYSYRDARKQVYYLTTE; encoded by the coding sequence ATGAGCACGACGATCGAAGACGGGTCACGGACGGAGATCATCCTCACGGAGGGGGAGTTTCGCGAGCGCCTCCGTGAGTTGCCGCCGAGTGCGAAGCTGATCGCCAAGGTCCTGGAGACGGACCAACCGCTCTCACAGGGCGAACTCGCCACCGAATCGCTGCTGCCGGATCGGACCGTCCGATACGCGCTAAACCGCCTGGAGGATGCTGACCTCGTTTCCTCGCGATACAGCTACCGTGACGCCCGCAAACAGGTATACTACCTTACGACCGAGTAA